In the genome of Equus przewalskii isolate Varuska chromosome 29, EquPr2, whole genome shotgun sequence, the window AACTAATTCACttagtttacaaatatttattgaatgtcaggcactattttaggTGCTGGGAGTATATCAGCAACAAAACACACAATAAGCCCTGCcttgtggagtttacattctagtcaaggaagacaggcaataaacacataaataaataaaatgtcaggtGGTAATAAGTgctatagagaaaataaagcagggtaagggaGGCCATAAAGCAACGGAGTGGGAGAAGCCACTCCATATCTGGTGAACTGCAGAAATACCCTCTGAGAAGGTGAAACTTGAAACAGACTCAAAAAAAGTGAGCATGCGACCCCTGTGGTTATCTTGGGGAAGAGTTCTGTGCAGAGGGATCAGAAGAAACAAAGGCCTTGAGGGTAAGTGTGCTTGGGTGTGGTTGAGGAAGAGTAGGAAGGCTAGCAATGCTGGAATGGAGTGAAAGAGGATAGGATGTCAGAAGATGAGGCAGAGAAGTTGGGAAGGATACTGCAGTTTACACAGggctttggcttttattctgagtgagatgagGAGATACTAGAGGAATTTGACAGAGGTGACATGACTTGAATTATgatttaaaaggatcactctggctgcaatGTTGAGAATAGACAGGGGTGGAGAGGGTCGAGGAGAGAAGAGGCCGCTGCAAAACTCCAGGTAGCGGATGATGGGGCTTGGACCAGAGTGTTAGTGGTGAAAGAGTGAGAAGAGACTGAACTCCAGGTATGTTGTGAAAATGGAGCCAACAGTATTTGCTgacatccaagtggaaatatGAATCTGGAGCATGATGAAAAGTCTGGCTGAACATCCATATTTGGGAGCCATTGAAGTTTGGATGACATTTAAAGTCATGGGAGTAGTTGAAATCACCTAGGAAGTGAGGATAGATGGAAGAGAGGTCTGAGCTCTCCAACGTTTAGAGTTCgggaagatgaagaggaaaagacaacTGAAAGCAGCAGTCAGTGAGGTAGAAGGAGAACCAGGAGAGTTCAGTGTCTTGGAAATCAAGTGAAGAAGGCAAGCAAAGAGTGATCAATTGTGTCTCATATCAAAGACCATAAGGAATAAAAAGTGACCATTGGATTTGACAATCtagaggtcactggtgaccttgacaGGAGCTGTTTTCATGGAGTGGCAGGGACAAAACCTGACTGAAATGTGTttaaagagaagggaggaggagaagtagAAACCTGTGTGTTTTGGTGCAAGGGGAAGCAGTAGGGGGGGCCAGTAGCTGGAACCTTATGTAGAGTCACGGGTGTCTTTTAAGTTGGGAGATGTTACACCACTGTCAAATCTTACAAAAGGGCCCAGTGAATTCAGGACATTTGATTTGGGTGTCACTGGTCATCTCAGTGAGACCTGTTTCGGGGAGCAGTAAAAGTAGCAACAAGATTTCAATGAATAAAGACAATGGATCATTAGACAAAATAGAACACGTAGATTTAGATGAGGAGGGTAGGAAAAACAGGAGACAATGAGAAGGTGATAGAGAGtgaaggctttttgttttttgaatttacAAAGGCAGAGACTTGCCTGACTTTAGGCTGTGTGGAAAGGGGTAGTTGAACAGAAAAGGCTGAagaatcaggaggaaaaaaaaggtcaCTTTACCctaagaagggaagggaaggtgaggggaggaggaaggggaaggggaaggtaGGTCAGGCTCCAGGTGGTCCAAATTCAGGCCTTAGGTCTCTAGCTTGCCCACGAATGGCAATGAAAAGTTTTTCTCCTAAGAATAGACATTCTTGGTTTGAAGAGAATGATAAAGGCTTGGCAAGCTGCGTGCCCCCCTAGAGGGGCTCAGACATGCAGCAGAGAAGCAGTGCAGCGTAGCTGAGCGTGTATCTTCAAGACCCTAGGGTGATGCAGTGTAACTGGCCTGGGAGTTTGAAATGTGCATGTGGTGGACCAACAAGGTGAGAGCACAAGTAAGAAAGGTTTAAGCGGTGTGTAAGACGACGGGTGGGGACAAAGCAGAGGTGCAGAGGGACATGTAGTTGAGAGGCAGGGAGGCGGGGGGGCAGAGCATGAGACGGCTGGCGGGGTGTCGGCTGTGGCCAGGCTGGTCTCAGAGGAGGGATGTGTCTGGAAAGCAGATCCAGGGAGAGGGTAGAGCTGAGGCGAGGAAGACCTGGGATTAGAGCACAATCGTTCCCTCCTGATAAGCTTGCCTAGGATGACGGCAGAACTAGGACTGGGAGAAGGCCTGGGCCAGCGCCCACACCCAGGGGAATGGGGGTGAGGGCAGACCAAGGGGGTTGCGAGGGCAGAGGGGGTGTGAGGTGGGAGGGACTGGGTTGGGGGTCACTCTGGGTGTGAAGGGCTTGAGGGACCGGGGGTCATGGGGACTGAGGAATCAGGAGGCGTACAGAATGCAGGGCCTGGGGTCCGCTTGTGATCTGAGGGGCTTGCCTGGTGTGAAGAGATTAACAGTCTGGGATCTCTCTTGGAAAGAGAAAGGTGAGTGGATGAGGGGCCCGCGGATCAGAGATCCtttgggaggggtgtgtgtgagtgtgtgatgtGTGGGGTTGGAGGGCTGTGAGGCTCGGGGACACTTCCGCTGTGCGGATGTGAAGGAATTCGAGGGGCATAGAGTGTGGAGTCCAGGGGTCTCAGGTGTAGGAGGTGACCGGTGAGAGGCTCAGGGTGTGTGGGACAGGGGGTCCAGGGAGTGTAGAGTCCAGGATGTGCAGGAGGGGTCTGGATGAGGTGTGGGGTGAGGGGTCAGGGTGTGTGAGGTGAGAATGGGGTGTGGGGTGTGCGgggtgaggagagggggaggggggtgaGGACTGGCGGATGTGGGGTGAGGGGaccggggtgaggggtggggtgtgcGGGGTGAGGGGACCGGGGTGAGGGCTGGGGTGTGCGGGGTGAGGGGACCGGGGCGAGGGGTGGGGTGTGCGGGGTGAGGGGACCGGGGCGAGGGGTGGGGTGTGCGGGGTGAGGGGACCGGGGCGAGGGGTGGGGTGTGCGGGGTGAGGGGACCGGGGCGAGGGGTGGGGTGTGCGGGGTGACGGGaccggggtgaggggtggggtgtgcGGGGTGAGGGGACCGGGGCGAGGGGTGGGGTGTGCGGTGTGAGGGGACCGGGGCGAGGGGTGGGGTGTGCGGGGTGAGGGGACCGGGGCGAGGGGTGGGGTGTGCGGGGTGAGGGGACCGGGGCGAGGGGTGGGGTGTGCGGGGTGAGGGGaccggggtgaggggtggggtgtgcGGGGTGACGGGaccggggtgaggggtggggtgtgcGGGGTGAGGGGaccggggtgaggggtggggtgtgcGGGGTGAGGGGAcctgggtgaggggtggggtgtgcGGGGTGAGGGGACCGGGGTGAGAGGTGGGGTGTGCGGGGTGAGGGGACCGGGGTGAGGGGaccggggtgaggggtggggtgtgcGGGGTGACGGGACCGGGGTGAGGGGaccggggtgaggggtggggtgtgcGGGGTGACGGGACCGGGGTGAGGGGaccggggtgaggggtggggtgtgcGGGGTGACGGGAccggggtgagggggtggggtgtgCGGGGTGACGGGaccggggtgaggggtggggtgtgcGGGGTGACGGGACCGGGGTGAGGGGaccggggtgaggggtggggtgtgcGGGGTGAGGGGACCGGGGTGAGGGGaccggggtgaggggtggggtgtgcGGGGTGACGGGAccggggtgagggggtggggtgtgCGGGGTGACGGGaccggggtgaggggtggggtgtgcGGGGTGAGGGGACCGGGGTGAGGGGaccggggtgaggggtggggtgtgcGGGGTTAGGGGACCGGGGCGAGGGGTGGGGTGTGCGGGGTGAGGGGACCGGGGCGAGGGGTGGGGTTGTGCGGGGTGAGGGGACCGTGGTTAGGGGTGGGGTGTGCGGGGTGAGGGGaccggggtgaggggtggggtgtgcGGGGTGACGGGaccggggtgaggggtggggtgtgcGGGGTGACGGGaccggggtgaggggtggggtgtgcGGGGTGACGGGaccggggtgaggggtggggtgtgcGGGGTGACGGGaccggggtgaggggtggggagtgcGGGGTGACGGGACCGGGGTGAGGGCTGGGGTGTGCGGGGTGAGGGGACCAGGGTGAGCGGTcggagtgggaggtgaggaagcgGAGTGAGGGGTCTAGGGTGAGGCGGTGGGTGCAGCCCTGGGACGCTGTCTCCCCGGGCAGGGGCGCAGGGAGCTCACCTCCTACTCTGCCTGCACCGTGTCCTGCTCCGgggccgccccccgcccccgccgggtGGCGTGAGGAGGCGGCTGGTCAGATGGACGCCCCGCCCCTTTCCGTTACCAGACCCGCCCCCGGAGCTGGCCTCTCGCCCTCATTGGCTAGGCTTGTGGAGCGGAAGGGGCGGGCTGAAAGCACGTGACCGCACCTGCCCCCTGCTGGTCCGCACGTGGGCCTGTGGTCTCTGATAGGCCGAGGGCCTGGGTTGAGGAGGGGCCTAAGTTGTGGGAGAATAGGGCTGAGATGAGAGGGCACCTCCAGTTGTGACAGTTTTGTTCCTCTCCTTGGCTCCATGGGCGTAAGGCCATACACAGAGGGCCCTGTCTGTCTGTTTGACCCTTGTGTCCCCAGTGTGCAGGACAACACTTGTTAATGGTTAATAGCAGGTGCTATTaaccatttgttgaatgagtagcCAAGTGCCCCAATATTTGCAGCCTTCACAACCACCATGCGCTGCTGACATGATTACATCTGTCTTACAGGGGAGGAAGCAGAGTTTCAGGAAGATGAGGTAAGGGCCCAAGTGCTGAGCTGGGAAGTGTGAACGCTGGTCCAGGCCAGGTCTGCCAGGTGCTGCTGGCCTCCAGCAGTGGAAGCACAAATTACCAAGCAAGGACAGGTGAGGGAGGTGCTCAACTCTAGAGGGGCTGCACATAAAGCTCTGGTCCTCTCACCTCAACAGGCCAGTCCAAGGGGCTCAGTCTTCATTTAGAGGGTGAGGGGCACCTTAGAAGGGTGataagcagaggaatgacatggtGAAGAGGTATCTCTGGCTGCTAGATGGAGGACAGCAATGGAGCAGGCTATTGCTGTTGTTTGGGTGTGTGATGATGGAGGTGTGGACAGGGAGGTGGTGGTCATGGAGGAGGGAAGTACACAGAGTCAAGCCATTTAGAAGAGTTGACAGGGCTTGGTAATgtgggaagtgagggagaaagagggaatggGTTAGTGGCTGGAGGATGATACTACTGGTTGAGATGGGGAAAGTGGGAGCAAAACCAATTTGGAAGGTTGTTAAGTTCAGACCTTGAACACCTTTTGTTTGAGATTCCTGACAAACATAGGACCCACTGAATTTTCTCTCAGGGATTTTGATCTTTAGCAGACTGATTGCACACCAGGAGAAACAGCTAGAGATCAGCCAGATAGTTCTGGGCACAGAGTGAGTAGCTGCTTATCTACTGAGGAGTCTGCTGCCTGGACCACACCCCTTCCCCAAGCTTCCGGGTTCCTGCCCCTTCCCAACCTGGTTCTCTGGCTGTCCCTTGCCACCTGTGAGTCACCCTGCATACTTCCAATAATTTCTTCTAGACTTCCGAGAACTGATTTCAGTTATAGTGCCCAAAAAAACATGACTCAGGAATAACTCTGATGGGTAATGAAGGCAGCTTCAGGGAAGAGTAGGAATTTGAGAGGCTAAGAAAGGGcccagcattccaggcagaaggttCAGTGAAGGCAAAGGCAAGGGTACGGATGAGCCTGCCTCCTTTAGGGAAAAGAGAGTGTGGTTGGGGCTCAGGGTTCTTGGTGAGGGGCAGAGGAGACTCAGAGGAGATGAGCTGGGGTGGTATGTGAGGGGACTCTGCCCAGCAGATGGAGGTGGGATATCTGAAGCaccctgcagagcccagggcaggaaggaTGGGCTCTCAGGGAGCCAGGGAATGTCAGTCTGGTCTGCCCATGCCCTTGTGCATCCCAAACCAGCTAATTGTTCACCAAATGCTTCCTTTATATATTGGGCATACAGccagactacatttcccagcccaGTTGCAGTATGAGTCCTGGCCAGTGGGATGTGGATGCAAGTGCTGTGTATCACTACCAGGTCAGGTCCATAAAAGCCTCCCACGAGTGACCctatgtctctctcttcccccatgTACCTGATGGATGTTGATGCCTAAGGCAACTTCTGAGCTATCTGAGGAAGACAGGGCCCCTGTCAGTCTAAGTCTTTGAATAATGTTATGGAGCAGAGTCTCTGTCTCAGCCAACTGAGCAAGAATTCTATTGGGTTAAGCCATTGAGATTTCAGGACTTATCTGTTATGGCTGCTAGTCTTAACTAGTGCAGATCTGCAAACCCATGGGGCACAAGGAGCTTATCTGGGTCCAGTGGTTGTCACCAGAGGGTTATATCCTGGTTCAGCACTCTGGTTTCTCCTCTTATTTTAACCAAGAATAATCAGATAAAAGAACTTTGACTGAATTTCAACATTAATTAAAAGCCAGCTTGTCGGAAACTCTGCCCACTGCTCTCCCATGGCTGGGCGAGCTGATGTGCCCAAAAGCCTACCAAAACCCAGACACTTTCCCAGGGTAGGTTACCTTGGGAAGGCACCCCAAGAGGCAGAGGTCTATGAAGACTCTTTTGGAAGCCCAAGAAAACTCTGATGTAACATTTTGTGAGCATAGACATACTTTTCTAAGCGTCTCATGGAGACCCAAAAGAGGTTAGGAACCTCTGCCCTGGGAATCTTCTCATGTGCTCTCAGGGTTTTACCTACCTTCAAAGCTGTTATCAGGAGCCTAGGTCTCCTTGACTTTCAATTTATACTTTCAAAAGTCTATGAGACATTTTCACGAATATGTCTTATAGGCACATCAaactcaacattttaaaaatcttttttttcttttgctgaggaagattacccctgagctaacatctgtgccagtcttcctccactttatatgcgggttgccgccacagcatggctgacgaatcgtgtaggtctgcgcctgggatccaaaacagGCAAAcctgggatgccaaagtggaacatgccgaactttaaccactacaccacgtggctggcccctaaaaatctcatttaatcacCCAATCACCCAAAAGAGAAGATGTGAGTTATCTTTGATGCCTCACTGTCACGTTTGTCAGTCCTACCTCTGATGTTCTTAGCTTCCTGATTTTCCTTTCCTTAGTTTAAGTCCCATCATTTCTCCCAACTCTGCCACCATCATGAGCTGTACCCTCTGATAGGTCTCCTTACTTCTGTCCTTACTATGCCCAGAGTGATCCCATTAAAATTTAGGACAGATTATGTCACCCTCTGCTTAAACTCCAATGGCTTCCCCCATCATTCAGAGAAGCCAGAGTCTGGCCCGTGccacccaccccactccacctgtcccctcctgctcttccctccctgaCTCCATGCCAGCCACAGTACCGTTCCTCCATCGCGGCGGGCACCTCCCACCTTGAAGCTTTGGCTCTAGCTTTCCCTTCAGCCAGGAAGATTCTGCCCTTCAGATACCTACATGGCTTCTGCCCTCATCTCCTTCAGGTCTGAGTCAAAGGGCCCTCACAGGAAGGCCTGCCTTTGCCACCCTGTCTGAAATTGCCACCCACCTCCATTGCTCCCTCCCTGTACTGACTTCTCCTTCGTGCTTATTACCATCTGACTTACTATGTACTTTACTCATTCTTCTTGGTTATtgcctgtctccctcactagactcTGAGCCCTTCAGGGAGATTCTTTTTGccagttttgttcactgctatatcccagTGCCCAGCATACTGCAGCACTCAATAAGTACTTGCTAAATGGATTATTCCAAAAGCCTCCTGGTTTCTCTGCCAGCCGTTCTATCCCCTGATCCATGCTTGCCTCACCCAGCAGTGGATTCTATGTGGGCATGTGGTGCCTTGTTCACCACTGAATCCCCAGCACAGAGCCAAGTAGATGGCAGTGCTCAAAAACACTGGTTCCTAAGAGAAGGCTCAGGACTATATCTGATTCACTTCTGGGTTATCAGCACCTAGCAGAGTGCTGAGATCTAGTTCATTCAAGCATGCAGCAATAGTAATTGAGTACTTGTGTATActttctataaaaattattttgtgtttactTTTGCAGCTCCTCCTTATTCCTGAGAGGAGCCTTCACAGGGCTGTGCTCCAGTGCAGAGGGGTGCAGAGGGCATGCCTGTGCGTGGAGGAGGCAAGGTGGGCCCCACTCTCTGGCAGACAAACAAATAGAAGTGGCCCCAGGGAACAGGTGAAGGTTCTGAAGCAAGAATTTGTTCCAAGTGCATATGTGGGTGTGGACAGTGACCTCAGCAGAGACGTACATTTCAAAGCAGGTCACAAGCCTCTCTCATTCTCCCAGCCgagcccttcccttccctttctggcCTGAGCTGGGTCAGGGAGAGGGGCTCCTAGTTCTCAAGCAAAACACAGGTACCTAAGTGCTAAGAGAGAATTACACAGCCTTATTTTTATTGGtatctagcaaaaaaaaaaaaaatcaaaattccctACTTGCTCcaaccccacctccaccaccttgGCCCACAGGGAGCAGTGTCTGCCTGGGGAGATCCTGCTGCCAGAGCTGTCCTTGGAACCTGGGCACCTGTGCACGGCCACTCCTTGTGCCTGTAAGGTGACCACAGGCCCCTTCCTCCACAACTTGGGGATGAAAGGGCAGCTGGTGTTTTTTCCAGCCCTCAGCTGTCAGCCTTGGGAACTTGGAAAAGATCAGCGATGTCCAGCAGAGCTTGGCGGATGTGGTTCCCAAAGCGCTGAGCATTCTGTGGGAGCCAAGAGCTAAGACCAGCCTCCAGGTGAGCCCCCCACCCCTCTGTCCCCACAAGCAAGGACTCTATCCCAGCCAGACAGGGCCATGGACGGCGCCCCCTCCTCAGGCCTGAGTGGGAGCAGGAGAGACTTACCGTCTCTGAGCTTGAGAACTTGCTTGAAACGTGGAAGAAGATGGTATTCTCTCCTGCAATCATGTAGGAAACCCCATAGCCATCATCTGCTACCTGAGGGCAGCACAAGGGGTGAAGAAGAACAGGTAAACCAAACCTAGAAGATCTATGAGGCAAGCTGATGTTATCCATGCTCTCCTCACAAGATTTGCAGCaaggggccccacccccagacgCTGCATTTTTCCTGAGGTCAGGACCACCCCCAGGAAACAGTGTGAACATCAAAGAGGTCTGCCCCCTGCAGTTCCATACCCCACCTGGGGATCTAGGACCTCATGTTTCCCTCAGGAGAATCAAGATCACTGCCAGGGCATCTCTAGCTCCCTGACATACTAGCCCACATGAATGTCTTGGTGGGCGGGCTGGACTCTCCCAGAAGCACACTTCAGAAGGGAGACCAGCACAGGACATGGTCACACTCCAGCAGGGGTTAGCATGGGTGGGGTCCCAGGCACCTGTCCGCCGGGGTCGACAACTACCCTCTGTTTTCACATAGGGCAGGTCCAGGGCTGTGTTCCTGCCTCTGGTCTGACCTCCTCAATGCCCCGCACTTTCCACTGAAACCCCTGGGCCCTGGTCCTGCCTGCTTGCCCTCTTCAAGGGCACTTACAGGGCCAAAGCCACCGCCGGGGCCCAGGTGATTGGGGTACTGGTCTGGGTCAAACATGCGGATCTGGAATTGAGCAATCTGGCTGGTGGAGAGGCGCCAGGGTTCTGAGAGCACCTGCAACAGGGAGGCCGCAGTGGTCAGATGCCATGCACTCAGCGCACACCTGCTCACAGGTGGTGCCTGAGCCAGGCAGTGTCCCGGCCAAGGATGCAGGAATGAATGGAGTGCAGGACTTTCCTGACTGCTGCCCCTGGTCCCCAGGGTCTGTTTTCACTACCACAGCATCTGCACAAAACCCTCCATTGAGTCTCAAGGCCCATGTGACCTGCCAGTCCCTCTGACCTCCCCTCCTTCAACCCTGTCCCTCCCTCGGCTCTGCCCCCTCCATCCCTGCTGTTCCTCACACACCACATACCCTTGCCTCAGGGTCTGGATACTGGAGGTTCCCTCTACCTGGACTCTGCCCAGCCTGATTCCCTGCAGCCTCTTCACTTTTCTCAGGAGCGCTGTCACCACCTGACATATCACACGTTTCTGTACCTCTCCACTCACAAGAACACCAGCTCTACAGGGAATGCTCCTGTTCAGTGCTAGGACCACAGGCCTGGGTGCGGTGTGGAGCAGAAAAGCTGGCCCCAGCCCTCCAGGGCAACTTCAGgggagccagccagccagccagacaGTAAACAGGTTGAGATCCATTAGGAGAGGGTACGGGAACAGAAGACATGCCTGTCAACAACACTGACCTCAGCCAGGAAAGGAGAGCTGACCCCCAGGTACTTGGAGACCACGTAGAGGCAGAAGAGGTGCCTGTCAATCCCAGACCCCGTCATGGCCAGGCGGTACATATTCTGGTGCTTTTCAGAAGCTTTCCGGAAGAGATTTTGGAGGTGTGCTTTCTAGGGGGCAGAAGTGAAGCAGTAAAGAGTAGCCCCGACCCTCAAGGCGGGCAGGAGGTGGAGGGATCACCTCACAGTGTGGCCGTGACCCCCTAGGGGTGGAGGTGTCACCTCACCATGTGGCCATGGGGGGCTCACCATGTGGGTCCCTTCCACCATGGCCTGAACAAAGGCTGTGGACTCGCTAGTACAGGAACGTACGGTCTCGGTCCGTCCCTCCCGGAACATTCTAGTCATCGAGGCTTCATAGGTCAGGCAGAACCTGCCCCTGTCCTGGGGAACACAGAGGGGTGAATCTGGCAGGTGGGCCCTGGTGCTGCCTGCCCGCTCAGCAGCCTGGCAGGGCTCCTACCCGGAAGTGAGCCAGCTGCAGGGCGATCTGCACAAAGGCGTCAGGGCTGGTCCGGCACTTCTTGATGAGGCCTTTGCCAAAGGGCAAGAACTGGAAGCAGTACAACTCCACGTCGTCTGCCAGTGCCTTGGCCACCTGGTAGGAACTCTCGATGACTGCCTGGCACTGTTCAGACATGGAAAGGGTCAGCTAGGGGCAGAGCTCTCCAAGCAGGACTTCAGGGTCATGTCTAGGAGGCCTGAGGTTTGGGTAATGGATGAAGGGCAAGGCTGGGGAGCCTCAGTGTACCTCAACACTTCAGGAGGAGGGGACACAAAGGACAACCTGAAGGGCATCAGCCACCAAAGGCCAGGCTGGgctttgtggggaggagggaggtgctgACAGGGGCTGCGTGGACATGAGGCTCCCACCTCACATCTCTCTCTAACCACCAGATGGCCCTGGGATCTCTGTTCATCCTGTGGCCAGTCTGGACCTGTCCCTTCAGAAGCTCCTTTCCTTCCCCCTGAGAGTGGGGCTGGGCCAGAGTGGAGGAGGCGGCAGAGCGTCTTAGGTAATTGTCACTCTCACATGCCTGTCCCTGCCCCTTCTTGTCCTGCATACCTGGTCAGGAATGTCCCACTGCAGCCGCTGAGGAGGTGCCAGCATGGAGTTCGATTTGCCTATGCAGTGCCCAGCCTCCGTGTAGCCCAGGTGGAAGGTGTCAGTGCCTAGGACAAACTGCAGGGAGAAGGTCACACTGAGATGCTGTCCTCGTTACCCTCTGCCCCCTGAGCCTGCCCTGCAGgaaccctctctgggcctgttacCTCCCAGAGATGCCCTATGATAGGGGCGTCTGCCCACGCATGTTCTGTGTTGAGGCCCACGTGGCCATTCTTGAAGGAGATGAGAGTGAAAGACTTGTCGAACCACCTGCAGGAGCAGAAGAGGGAACAATGATGTAAGGGCAGGTGGAGAAGCCCAGCGGGGCCGTGTGCAGGGCTGGTGCTGTACCTGTTGTAGCAGTTGCCATGCAGCAGGGCCTTGCCATAGAGGCTGAGGCTGGCCTCGTCTTCAGGGTCGTAGTGGTGAGACTCCTCATCCAGGGCCACGAAGAAAGCAGCACGTTCGATGGCATCCAGAGAAGCCTTGTTCTTGCCAGAGCCAAAGAAGGCCTGGCGTGCCTGCGCCCACTCCACTCTAGGGGCACAAGAGCAGGGTGAGCAGTGGGGTCAATGTGGGCTGTGGGCCAAGGTACCTCCCAGGGACTGGAGTTGGGGTGAGGGGGGATTGCCAAGTGATCGTGGAAGGTGTTCCCATCCTCTGTGCACCCCCACGTAACCACTACCCTGTTAGAGATGGGCAGAGGTGCAGCGGGTTCTGGCAGCTACCCCACTGAAGTTGCCATCAGTGTCCCTCACTACCGGGGGTCCAGGTTTGGACAGAGGACTACATGCCCGGCATGCCCCTCCCTTGCTCATGCCTCCGGCCTCAAGTTCTAGGCAGCATGCAGGGCCGAGCTCCTCTCTTCATGGGGCCATGAACCTCAGCCAGGACAGCCCATGCCCACAGGCCCCAATACCTTCCCCCCGCAGTGAGGGCCGCCAGCCTCTCCTCCCCgggctgaggcagggagggatCATCCAGGATCCTCTGGAACTGCATCTCCAGGTCTCGGGGCTTGAGCAGGCGGGAGCCCTCATAGAGCCACACCTTGAAGAAGCGGCCCTTGTGGTAGACGGCCACATGTCTGCTGTCCGAGAGGTGCTGCAGCACGTCTGCGACAGAGGCCAGTGGGCAGGCCAAGGCAGGGCAGCAGGGAGCACCGCCCTTCCCCCGACTCCACCCTGGTACGGGTTCACCAACTGCACACTCGATGACCCATGAGGACCCTGCTTTGCCAGGCCTCTGCCTGGGCCTTCCTTGCCCAGTATGGGGGGCAGGATCATTTGCACtaagccaggccctgtgctgggcgcTTCCATACCTCTCGTTTAATGGCAGCAACAGTCCTATGAGGCAtttcatagaagaggaaactgaagctcaagaaAATTACACAAACTGTCCCAGTGTCAGAAACGCAGGCTGCTGCCCCTGCAAGATCCCTCGCTGAGCCCACCCGACCTCCTCTATGGGCTCCTTGAAGGGCGTCTTGTAAGCGCCACAGGGCAGCAGCACACCTCCTGCAGCTCTTTATAAGGAGACTACCTTCCCCTG includes:
- the CPT1B gene encoding carnitine O-palmitoyltransferase 1, muscle isoform isoform X10, translating into MVSPEGRGDTGQSDWPQTRTGANPSREWSGGQHKATYFSRSPGAVHGARCQPTPRMAEAHQAVAFQFTVTPDGVDFQLSREALKHVYLSGINSWKKRLIRIKNGILRGVYPGSPTSWLVVIMATVGSSYCNVDISMGLVCHIQRCLPEGCGPYQTPQTRALLSMAIFSTGVWMTGIFFFRQTLKLLLSYHGWMFEMHGQTSHFTKVWAICVRLLSSRRPMLYSFQTSLPKLPVPSVPATIQRYLESVRPLLDNEEYYRMEMLAKEFQDKTAPRLQKYLVLKSWWATNYVSDWWEEYIYLRGRTPLVVNSNYYVMDFVLVKNTDVQAARLGNIVHAMIMYRRKLDREEIKPVMALGMVPMCSYQMERMFNTTRIPGKKTGLLLPLNERYGSAQHRAWLSANDPAPHTGQGRPRQRPGKAGSSWVIECAVGEPVPGWSRGKGGAPCCPALACPLASVADVLQHLSDSRHVAVYHKGRFFKVWLYEGSRLLKPRDLEMQFQRILDDPSLPQPGEERLAALTAGGRVEWAQARQAFFGSGKNKASLDAIERAAFFVALDEESHHYDPEDEASLSLYGKALLHGNCYNRWFDKSFTLISFKNGHVGLNTEHAWADAPIIGHLWEFVLGTDTFHLGYTEAGHCIGKSNSMLAPPQRLQWDIPDQCQAVIESSYQVAKALADDVELYCFQFLPFGKGLIKKCRTSPDAFVQIALQLAHFRDRGRFCLTYEASMTRMFREGRTETVRSCTSESTAFVQAMVEGTHMKAHLQNLFRKASEKHQNMYRLAMTGSGIDRHLFCLYVVSKYLGVSSPFLAEVADDGYGVSYMIAGENTIFFHVSSKFSSSETNAQRFGNHIRQALLDIADLFQVPKADS
- the CPT1B gene encoding carnitine O-palmitoyltransferase 1, muscle isoform isoform X15, coding for MVSPEGRGDTGQSDWPQTRTGANPSREWSGGQHKATYFSRSPGAVHGARCQPTPRMAEAHQAVAFQFTVTPDGVDFQLSREALKHVYLSGINSWKKRLIRIKNGILRGVYPGSPTSWLVVIMATVGSSYCNVDISMGLVCHIQRCLPEGCGPYQTPQTRALLSMAIFSTGVWMTGIFFFRQTLKLLLSYHGWMFEMHGQTSHFTKVWAICVRLLSSRRPMLYSFQTSLPKLPVPSVPATIQRYLESVRPLLDNEEYYRMEMLAKEFQDKTAPRLQKYLVLKSWWATNYVSDWWEEYIYLRGRTPLVVNSNYYVMDFVLVKNTDVQAARLGNIVHAMIMYRRKLDREEIKPVMALGMVPMCSYQMERMFNTTRIPGKKTDVLQHLSDSRHVAVYHKGRFFKVWLYEGSRLLKPRDLEMQFQRILDDPSLPQPGEERLAALTAGGRVEWAQARQAFFGSGKNKASLDAIERAAFFVALDEESHHYDPEDEASLSLYGKALLHGNCYNRWFDKSFTLISFKNGHVGLNTEHAWADAPIIGHLWEFVLGTDTFHLGYTEAGHCIGKSNSMLAPPQRLQWDIPDQCQAVIESSYQVAKALADDVELYCFQFLPFGKGLIKKCRTSPDAFVQIALQLAHFRDRGRFCLTYEASMTRMFREGRTETVRSCTSESTAFVQAMVEGTHMKAHLQNLFRKASEKHQNMYRLAMTGSGIDRHLFCLYVVSKYLGVSSPFLAEVADDGYGVSYMIAGENTIFFHVSSKFSSSETNAQRFGNHIRQALLDIADLFQVPKADS
- the CPT1B gene encoding carnitine O-palmitoyltransferase 1, muscle isoform isoform X14 produces the protein MVSPEGRGDTGQSDWPQTRTGANPSREWSGGQHKATYFSRSPGAVHGARCQPTPRMAEAHQAVAFQFTVTPDGVDFQLSREALKHVYLSGINSWKKRLIRIKNGILRGVYPGSPTSWLVVIMATVGSSYCNVDISMGLVCHIQRCLPEGCGPYQTPQTRALLSMAIFSTGVWMTGIFFFRQTLKLLLSYHGWMFEMHGQTSHFTKVWAICVRLLSSRRPMLYSFQTSLPKLPVPSVPATIQRYLESVRPLLDNEEYYRMEMLAKEFQDKTAPRLQKYLVLKSWWATNYVSDWWEEYIYLRGRTPLVVNSNYYVMDFVLVKNTDVQAARLGNIVHAMIMYRRKLDREEIKPVMALGMVPMCSYQMERMFNTTRIPGKKTDVLQHLSDSRHVAVYHKGRFFKVWLYEGSRLLKPRDLEMQFQRILDDPSLPQPGEERLAALTAGGRVEWAQARQAFFGSGKNKASLDAIERAAFFVALDEESHHYDPEDEASLSLYGKALLHGNCYNRWFDKSFTLISFKNGHVGLNTEHAWADAPIIGHLWEFVLGTDTFHLGYTEAGHCIGKSNSMLAPPQRLQWDIPDQCQAVIESSYQVAKALADDVELYCFQFLPFGKGLIKKCRTSPDAFVQIALQLAHFRDRGRFCLTYEASMTRMFREGRTETVRSCTSESTAFVQAMVEGTHMKAHLQNLFRKASEKHQNMYRLAMTGSGIDRHLFCLYVVSKYLGVSSPFLAEVLSEPWRLSTSQIAQFQIRMFDPDQYPNHLGPGGGFGPVADDGYGVSYMIAGENTIFFHVSSKFSSSETNAQRFGNHIRQALLDIADLFQVPKADS